In the genome of Streptomyces globosus, one region contains:
- the hisF gene encoding imidazole glycerol phosphate synthase subunit HisF, whose protein sequence is MSLAVRVIPCLDVDSGRVVKGVNFQNLRDAGDPVEMARLYDAEGADELTFLDITASSGNRETTYDVVRRTAEQVFIPLTVGGGVRTADDVDRLLRAGADKVGVNTAAIERPDLIREIAERFGRQVLVLSVDARRTDTGSFEVTTHGGRRGTGIDAVEWAHRAAELGAGEILLNSMDADGTKDGYDTEMIAAVRKHVTVPVIASGGAGRLEHFPPAIEAGADAVLAASVFHFGDLRISQVKDALRAAGHPVR, encoded by the coding sequence ATGTCACTCGCCGTACGGGTGATCCCCTGCCTGGACGTGGACAGCGGCCGCGTCGTCAAGGGCGTCAACTTCCAGAACCTGCGGGACGCCGGCGACCCCGTCGAGATGGCCAGGCTGTACGACGCCGAAGGCGCCGACGAGCTGACCTTCCTCGACATCACCGCCTCGTCCGGCAACCGCGAGACCACCTACGACGTGGTCCGCCGCACCGCCGAGCAGGTCTTCATCCCGCTCACCGTCGGCGGCGGCGTCCGCACCGCCGACGACGTGGACAGACTGCTGCGGGCCGGCGCCGACAAGGTGGGCGTCAACACCGCCGCCATCGAGCGGCCCGACCTGATCCGCGAGATCGCCGAGCGGTTCGGCCGGCAGGTCCTCGTCCTGTCCGTCGACGCCCGCCGCACCGACACCGGATCCTTCGAGGTCACCACCCACGGCGGCCGCCGCGGCACCGGCATCGACGCCGTCGAGTGGGCCCACCGGGCCGCCGAGCTGGGCGCCGGCGAGATCCTGCTGAACTCGATGGACGCCGACGGCACCAAGGACGGCTACGACACCGAGATGATCGCCGCCGTCCGCAAGCACGTCACCGTCCCGGTGATCGCCTCCGGCGGCGCCGGCCGCCTGGAGCACTTCCCGCCGGCCATCGAGGCCGGCGCCGACGCGGTCCTCGCCGCCTCGGTGTTCCACTTCGGCGACCTGCGGATCTCCCAGGTCAAGGACGCACTCCGCGCGGCGGGCCACCCGGTCCGCTGA
- the trpA gene encoding tryptophan synthase subunit alpha, whose product MSKGNIRLLGDTLAKARAEDRAALVAYLPAGFPTVDGGIEAVKAVIAGGADIVEVGLPHSDPVLDGAVIQTADDIALRGGVRIADVLRTVREAHEATGAPVLVMTYWNPIDRYGPERFAAELAEAGGAGCILPDLPVQESALWREHADKHGLATVFVVAPSSRDARLATITAAGSGFVYAASLMGVTGTRESVGNQAQELVRRTRATTELPVCVGLGVSNAVQAKEVAGFADGVIVGSAFVKLLLDAPDLPAGLAAVRELAGELAEGVRRS is encoded by the coding sequence GTGAGCAAGGGCAACATCCGGCTGCTGGGCGACACCCTCGCCAAGGCCAGGGCCGAGGACCGCGCCGCCCTGGTCGCCTACCTCCCGGCCGGCTTCCCGACCGTCGACGGCGGCATCGAGGCCGTCAAGGCCGTCATCGCCGGCGGCGCCGACATCGTCGAGGTCGGCCTCCCGCACAGCGACCCCGTCCTCGACGGCGCCGTCATCCAGACCGCCGACGACATCGCGCTGCGCGGCGGCGTCCGGATCGCCGACGTGCTGCGCACGGTCCGCGAGGCGCACGAGGCGACCGGCGCGCCGGTGCTGGTGATGACGTACTGGAACCCGATCGACCGCTACGGCCCGGAGCGGTTCGCCGCCGAGCTGGCCGAGGCCGGCGGCGCCGGCTGCATCCTGCCCGACCTGCCCGTCCAGGAGTCCGCCCTGTGGCGGGAGCACGCCGACAAGCACGGCCTCGCGACCGTCTTCGTCGTCGCCCCCAGCAGCAGGGACGCCCGCCTCGCCACGATCACCGCGGCCGGCTCGGGCTTCGTCTACGCCGCCTCCCTCATGGGCGTCACCGGGACCCGGGAGTCCGTCGGCAACCAGGCGCAGGAGCTGGTCCGCCGCACCCGCGCCACCACGGAGCTGCCGGTCTGCGTCGGGCTCGGCGTCTCCAACGCCGTGCAGGCGAAGGAGGTCGCCGGCTTCGCCGACGGGGTGATCGTCGGCTCGGCGTTCGTGAAGCTGCTGCTGGACGCGCCGGACCTGCCGGCCGGGCTCGCGGCCGTGCGGGAGCTGGCGGGCGAACTTGCGGAAGGCGTACGCAGGAGCTGA
- the trpC gene encoding indole-3-glycerol phosphate synthase TrpC yields the protein MSVLDEIIEGVREDLAERQARVSLDELKERAAKAPQAKDGVAALRGDGVKVICEVKRSSPSKGALAAIADPAGLAADYEAGGAAVISVLTEQRRFGGSLADLEAVRARVDIPILRKDFIVTAYQLWEARAYGADLVLLIVAALEQEALVSLIERAESIGLTPLVEVHDEEEIERAVAAGAKIIGVNARNLKDLSVDRSTFERVVGEIPAHIVKVAESGIRGPHDLIAYANEGADAVLVGESLVTGRDPKSAVADLVAAGAHPALRHGRS from the coding sequence GTGAGTGTGCTCGACGAGATCATCGAAGGGGTCCGCGAAGACCTTGCCGAACGGCAGGCCCGCGTGAGCCTCGACGAGCTCAAGGAGCGTGCCGCCAAGGCGCCCCAGGCGAAGGACGGCGTCGCGGCCCTGCGCGGCGACGGCGTCAAGGTGATCTGCGAGGTCAAGCGGTCCAGCCCGTCCAAGGGCGCGCTGGCCGCGATCGCCGACCCGGCCGGACTCGCCGCCGACTACGAGGCGGGCGGTGCGGCGGTCATCTCCGTCCTCACCGAGCAGCGCCGCTTCGGCGGCTCGCTGGCCGACCTGGAGGCCGTCCGCGCCCGCGTGGACATCCCGATCCTCCGCAAGGACTTCATCGTCACGGCGTACCAGCTGTGGGAGGCCCGCGCCTACGGCGCCGACCTCGTCCTGCTGATCGTCGCGGCCCTGGAGCAGGAGGCCCTCGTCTCCCTCATCGAGCGGGCCGAGTCCATCGGCCTCACCCCGCTCGTCGAGGTCCACGACGAGGAGGAGATCGAGCGCGCGGTCGCGGCCGGCGCGAAGATCATCGGTGTGAACGCGCGCAACCTCAAGGACCTCAGCGTCGACCGCTCCACCTTCGAGCGCGTCGTCGGCGAGATCCCGGCGCACATCGTCAAGGTCGCCGAGTCCGGCATCCGCGGACCGCACGACCTCATCGCCTACGCCAACGAGGGCGCCGACGCCGTCCTCGTGGGGGAGTCCCTGGTGACCGGACGCGACCCGAAGTCGGCCGTGGCCGACCTCGTCGCCGCCGGAGCCCACCCCGCCCTGCGCCACGGGCGGAGCTGA
- a CDS encoding TIGR03085 family metal-binding protein, translating to MSTHAKRERLLLADLLESAGPHAPTLCEGWLTRDLAAHLVVRERRPDAAGGLLLNVLKDRLDKAMAEYAAKPYEELLQLIRTGPPKLSVYSLKQVDEAANAVEFYVHAEDVRRAQPDWTPRQPDPVFSDALWFRLEKLARLTGRRSPVGLVLRRPDGRTVVAHKGTPVVTVTGEPGELVLFCFGRQASASVELDGDEQAVARLTAARLGI from the coding sequence ATGTCTACCCATGCGAAGCGTGAACGCCTGCTCCTGGCGGACCTGTTGGAGTCGGCGGGCCCGCACGCGCCGACGCTGTGCGAGGGCTGGCTGACCCGGGACCTCGCGGCGCACCTGGTCGTGCGGGAGCGCCGCCCGGACGCGGCGGGCGGCCTGCTGCTGAACGTGTTGAAGGACCGGCTGGACAAGGCGATGGCCGAGTACGCGGCGAAGCCGTACGAGGAGCTGCTGCAGCTGATCCGGACGGGCCCGCCGAAGCTGTCGGTGTACTCGCTGAAGCAGGTCGACGAGGCGGCGAACGCGGTGGAGTTCTACGTGCACGCGGAGGACGTGCGGCGGGCGCAGCCCGACTGGACGCCGCGGCAGCCGGACCCGGTGTTCTCCGACGCGCTGTGGTTCCGGCTGGAGAAGCTGGCGCGGCTGACGGGGCGCCGCTCGCCGGTGGGGCTGGTGCTGCGGCGGCCGGACGGCCGCACGGTGGTGGCGCACAAGGGGACGCCGGTGGTGACGGTGACGGGCGAGCCGGGCGAGCTGGTGCTGTTCTGCTTCGGGCGGCAGGCGTCGGCGTCCGTGGAGCTGGACGGCGACGAGCAGGCGGTCGCCCGCCTGACGGCGGCCCGTCTGGGCATCTGA
- the trpB gene encoding tryptophan synthase subunit beta: MSSATDFFIPDPEGRVPDAEGYFGDFGGKFIPEALVAAVDEVAVEYEKAKNDPAFAAELNDLMVNYTGRPSALTEVPRFAGHAGGARIFLKREDLNHTGSHKINNVLGQALLTKRMGKTRVIAETGAGQHGVATATACALFGLDCTIYMGEIDTQRQALNVARMRMLGAEVIAVKSGSRTLKDAINEAFRDWVANVDRTHYLFGTVAGPHPFPAMVRDFHRVIGVEARRQILERTGRLPDAVAACVGGGSNAIGLFHAFLPDTGVRLVGFEPAGHGVETGEHAATLTAGEPGILHGSRSYVLQDDEGQITEPYSISAGLDYPGIGPEHSFLKDTGRGEYRAVTDDAAMQALRLLSRTEGIIPAIESAHALAGALDLGRELGPDGLVVVNLSGRGDKDMDTAARYFGLYDAEGESK; this comes from the coding sequence ATGTCCAGCGCCACTGACTTCTTCATCCCGGACCCGGAAGGCCGCGTCCCCGACGCCGAGGGCTACTTCGGCGACTTCGGCGGCAAGTTCATCCCGGAGGCCCTCGTCGCCGCCGTGGACGAGGTCGCCGTCGAGTACGAGAAGGCCAAGAACGACCCCGCCTTCGCGGCCGAGCTCAACGACCTCATGGTCAACTACACCGGCCGCCCCAGCGCGCTGACCGAGGTGCCGCGCTTCGCCGGGCACGCCGGCGGCGCCCGCATCTTCCTCAAGCGCGAGGACCTCAACCACACCGGCTCGCACAAGATCAACAACGTGCTGGGCCAGGCCCTCCTCACCAAGCGCATGGGCAAGACCCGCGTCATCGCCGAGACCGGCGCCGGCCAGCACGGCGTGGCCACCGCCACCGCCTGCGCCCTCTTCGGCCTCGACTGCACCATCTACATGGGCGAGATCGACACCCAGCGGCAGGCCCTGAACGTCGCCCGCATGCGGATGCTGGGCGCCGAGGTCATCGCCGTCAAGTCCGGCTCCCGCACCCTCAAGGACGCCATCAACGAGGCGTTCCGCGACTGGGTCGCCAACGTCGACCGCACCCACTACCTCTTCGGCACCGTCGCCGGCCCGCACCCCTTCCCCGCCATGGTCCGCGACTTCCACCGCGTCATCGGCGTCGAGGCCCGCCGCCAGATCCTGGAGCGCACCGGCCGCCTGCCCGACGCCGTCGCCGCCTGCGTCGGCGGCGGCTCCAACGCCATCGGCCTCTTCCACGCCTTCCTGCCCGACACCGGCGTCCGCCTCGTCGGGTTCGAGCCCGCCGGCCACGGCGTCGAGACCGGCGAGCACGCCGCCACCCTCACCGCCGGCGAGCCCGGCATCCTGCACGGCTCCCGCTCCTACGTCCTCCAGGACGACGAGGGCCAGATCACCGAGCCGTACTCGATCTCCGCCGGCCTGGACTACCCCGGCATCGGCCCGGAGCACTCCTTCCTCAAGGACACCGGCCGCGGCGAGTACCGCGCGGTCACCGACGACGCCGCCATGCAGGCCCTGCGCCTGCTCTCCCGCACCGAGGGCATCATCCCGGCCATCGAGTCGGCCCACGCCCTCGCCGGCGCCCTCGACCTCGGCCGCGAGCTCGGCCCCGACGGGCTCGTCGTGGTCAACCTGTCCGGCCGCGGCGACAAGGACATGGACACCGCCGCCCGCTACTTCGGGCTGTACGACGCCGAAGGGGAGTCGAAGTGA
- a CDS encoding anthranilate synthase component I, which produces MDLEQFRKLAADRRVIPVSRKLLADGDTPVGLYRKLAAERPGTFLLESAENGRSWSRYSFVGVRSHATLTVRDGEAHWIGTPPVGVPTGGDPLQALRATVEALHTPRDLAAGMPPFTGGMVGYLGYDIVRRLERIGDHGTDDLRLPELTMLLTSDLAVLDHWDGSVQLIANAINHNDLDTGVDEAHADAVARLDAMEADLARPAPYTPAPLPSAELPAFSALWGGADYQAAVEDVKERIRAGEAFQVVPSQRFETPCHASALDVYRVLRATNPSPYMYLFRFENGFDVVGSSPEALVKVEDGRAMVHPIAGTRHRGATPQRDHELAEELLADPKERAEHLMLVDLGRNDLGRVCEPGSVEVVDFMSIERYSHVMHIVSTVTGRVAEGRTAFDVLTACFPAGTLSGAPKPRAMQIIEELEPTRRGLYGGCVGYLDFAGDSDTAIAIRTALLRDGTAYVQAGAGVVADSVPELEDLECRNKASAVLRAVAAANRMADAAGR; this is translated from the coding sequence ATGGACCTCGAACAGTTCCGCAAGCTCGCCGCCGACCGCCGTGTCATCCCGGTGAGCCGCAAGCTGCTCGCCGACGGCGACACGCCCGTCGGCCTCTACCGCAAGCTGGCCGCCGAGCGCCCGGGCACCTTCCTGCTGGAGTCCGCCGAGAACGGCCGCTCCTGGTCCCGCTACTCCTTCGTCGGCGTCCGCAGCCACGCCACCCTCACCGTCCGCGACGGCGAGGCCCACTGGATCGGCACCCCGCCCGTCGGCGTCCCCACCGGCGGCGACCCGCTGCAGGCCCTGCGCGCCACCGTGGAGGCCCTGCACACCCCCCGCGACCTCGCCGCCGGAATGCCGCCCTTCACCGGCGGCATGGTCGGCTACCTCGGCTACGACATCGTCCGCCGCCTGGAACGCATCGGCGACCACGGCACCGACGACCTCCGGCTGCCCGAGCTGACCATGCTGCTCACCTCCGACCTCGCGGTCCTCGACCACTGGGACGGCAGCGTCCAGCTCATCGCCAACGCCATCAACCACAACGACCTCGACACCGGCGTCGACGAGGCCCACGCGGACGCCGTCGCCCGCCTCGACGCCATGGAGGCCGACCTCGCACGGCCCGCCCCCTACACGCCCGCCCCGCTGCCCTCCGCCGAGCTGCCCGCCTTCTCCGCCCTGTGGGGCGGCGCCGACTACCAGGCCGCCGTCGAGGACGTCAAGGAGCGGATCCGGGCCGGCGAGGCCTTCCAGGTCGTGCCCTCGCAGCGGTTCGAGACGCCCTGCCACGCCTCCGCCCTGGACGTCTACCGGGTGCTGCGCGCCACCAACCCGTCCCCGTACATGTACCTCTTCCGCTTCGAGAACGGCTTCGACGTCGTCGGCTCTAGCCCCGAGGCCCTCGTCAAGGTCGAGGACGGGCGGGCCATGGTCCACCCCATCGCGGGCACCCGCCACCGCGGCGCCACCCCGCAGCGCGACCACGAGCTGGCCGAGGAGCTGCTCGCCGACCCCAAGGAGCGCGCCGAGCACCTGATGCTCGTCGACCTGGGCCGCAACGACCTGGGCCGGGTGTGCGAGCCCGGCTCCGTCGAGGTCGTCGACTTCATGAGCATCGAGCGGTACTCGCACGTCATGCACATCGTCTCCACCGTCACCGGCCGCGTCGCCGAGGGCAGGACCGCCTTCGACGTGCTCACCGCCTGCTTCCCCGCCGGCACGCTCTCGGGGGCGCCCAAGCCGCGCGCCATGCAGATCATCGAGGAGCTGGAGCCCACCCGCCGCGGCCTGTACGGCGGCTGCGTCGGCTACCTCGACTTCGCCGGCGACTCCGACACCGCCATCGCCATCCGCACCGCCCTGCTCCGCGACGGGACCGCGTACGTGCAGGCCGGCGCGGGCGTGGTCGCCGACTCGGTGCCCGAGCTGGAGGACCTGGAGTGCCGCAACAAGGCCTCCGCGGTGCTCCGCGCGGTCGCCGCGGCGAACCGCATGGCCGACGCCGCGGGGCGGTAG
- a CDS encoding DsbA family protein, translating to MNDGANRQAKNRSARERLQAERERQKKKDKRRRTLVVAAAVVGVLGLAAVVGLIAANTGKNSAGGGPVIAPSGATGEDSLAIRTGSAEAPSTLVVWEDFRCPACKNFETMYKDTVHELEAKGLLKTDYHLVTLIDGNMGGSGSLKSANAAACAQDAGKFTEYHDVLFENQPPEPDDAYGSNARLLELAGKVPGLDTAEFRRCVEDGTHESWVGKSFEAFRAGDFRGTPTVLLNGKDVLAGQITPQKMKEIVEAAAKGGGTASASPAASGSPSAAGAPASPASKAKGSPSASRTASPSASARGTGEQGAARE from the coding sequence ATGAACGACGGCGCGAACCGCCAAGCGAAGAACCGATCGGCCCGCGAGCGCCTCCAGGCCGAGCGCGAGCGGCAGAAGAAGAAGGACAAGCGCCGGCGGACGCTCGTCGTGGCGGCGGCCGTCGTCGGCGTCCTCGGCCTGGCGGCCGTCGTCGGCCTGATCGCGGCCAACACCGGCAAGAACAGCGCGGGCGGCGGCCCCGTCATCGCGCCCTCCGGGGCCACCGGCGAGGACTCCCTCGCGATCCGGACGGGCAGCGCCGAGGCCCCGTCCACGCTGGTCGTGTGGGAGGACTTCCGCTGCCCGGCCTGCAAGAACTTCGAGACCATGTACAAGGACACGGTCCACGAGCTGGAGGCCAAGGGCCTGCTCAAGACCGACTACCACCTGGTCACCCTGATCGACGGGAACATGGGCGGCAGCGGCTCGCTCAAGAGCGCCAACGCGGCCGCCTGCGCCCAGGACGCCGGGAAGTTCACCGAGTACCACGACGTGCTGTTCGAGAACCAGCCGCCCGAGCCGGACGACGCCTACGGCAGCAACGCGAGGCTGCTGGAGCTGGCGGGCAAGGTGCCCGGCCTCGACACCGCCGAGTTCCGCCGGTGCGTGGAGGACGGGACGCACGAGAGCTGGGTCGGCAAGTCCTTCGAGGCCTTCCGGGCCGGGGACTTCCGCGGCACTCCGACGGTGCTGCTGAACGGCAAGGACGTGCTGGCCGGGCAGATCACCCCGCAGAAGATGAAGGAGATCGTCGAGGCCGCGGCGAAGGGCGGCGGCACCGCGAGCGCCTCCCCGGCCGCCTCGGGATCGCCGTCCGCGGCGGGGGCGCCGGCTTCGCCGGCCTCCAAGGCGAAGGGCTCCCCGTCCGCCTCGCGTACGGCGTCGCCCTCGGCGTCGGCCCGCGGCACGGGCGAGCAGGGGGCCGCCCGGGAGTGA
- a CDS encoding RidA family protein — translation MTATGGVRRISSGGPWEEAVGYSRAVELPNGLVLVSGCTSVVDGKVVAGGPYEQTVNAFRVAFDALAQAGLGVEHVVRTRMYLTHARDVDEVGRAHKELFDSVRPAASMIIVSGFIDPSLVVEVEVEAYRGES, via the coding sequence ATGACCGCCACCGGCGGCGTCCGCCGCATCTCCTCGGGCGGCCCCTGGGAGGAGGCCGTGGGCTACTCCCGGGCCGTCGAGCTGCCCAACGGGCTCGTGCTCGTCTCCGGCTGCACCTCCGTCGTCGACGGCAAGGTCGTCGCCGGCGGGCCGTACGAGCAGACGGTCAACGCCTTCCGCGTCGCCTTCGACGCGCTCGCCCAGGCCGGCCTGGGCGTGGAGCACGTCGTCCGCACCCGCATGTACCTCACCCACGCGCGGGACGTCGACGAGGTGGGCCGGGCCCACAAGGAGCTCTTCGACTCCGTCCGCCCCGCCGCCTCCATGATCATCGTTTCCGGCTTCATCGACCCGAGCCTGGTCGTCGAGGTCGAGGTCGAAGCCTACCGAGGGGAGTCCTGA
- the hisI gene encoding phosphoribosyl-AMP cyclohydrolase, with amino-acid sequence MARMTSSSLDPAIAARLKRSADGLVPAIAQQYDTGEVLMLGWMDDEALHRTLTTGRCTYWSRSRREYWVKGDTSGHVQHVKSVALDCDADTLLVKVDQVGAACHTGARTCFDADVLPLDADQAG; translated from the coding sequence ATGGCCCGCATGACCAGCTCCTCCCTCGACCCCGCCATCGCGGCCCGGCTCAAGCGTTCCGCGGACGGCCTCGTCCCGGCCATCGCCCAGCAGTACGACACCGGCGAGGTGCTCATGCTCGGCTGGATGGACGACGAGGCGCTCCACCGCACCCTGACCACCGGCCGCTGCACCTACTGGTCCCGCAGCCGCCGGGAGTACTGGGTCAAGGGGGACACCTCCGGGCACGTCCAGCACGTGAAGTCCGTCGCCCTCGACTGCGACGCCGACACCCTCCTGGTCAAGGTCGACCAGGTCGGCGCCGCCTGCCACACCGGGGCCCGCACGTGCTTCGACGCCGACGTCCTCCCGCTCGACGCCGACCAGGCAGGTTAG
- a CDS encoding HGxxPAAW family protein, which translates to MAGSSHGHTPAAWTGVIIAFIGFCISGAFMVLANPVGFWAGLAVVALGGVVGLGMRAAGMGAPKPAHDDLAKAIAAAKA; encoded by the coding sequence ATGGCGGGCAGCAGCCACGGTCACACCCCGGCCGCCTGGACCGGTGTCATCATCGCCTTCATCGGTTTCTGCATCTCCGGCGCCTTCATGGTGCTGGCGAACCCGGTCGGGTTCTGGGCGGGCCTCGCCGTCGTCGCACTCGGAGGCGTCGTGGGCCTCGGCATGAGGGCCGCCGGCATGGGCGCGCCCAAGCCCGCCCACGATGACCTCGCCAAGGCCATCGCCGCGGCCAAGGCCTGA
- a CDS encoding TIGR02234 family membrane protein: MGGVSAAPPSPNDTGSRRSVAAALLLGALGACVVLLGSGRVWARGTAAVGGGTVPLTADGGDVTGLPAALAVVGLAALVAVFAVRGRGRQLVAALLALSGLGAALAALLAGDGRRALDEQAARTAADSAAHVATAAQTAWPYATAAGAALILAAGLLALRFGGAWPAMGGRYERGGGPQAARPPAADPDRPEDLWKALDRGEDPTR, translated from the coding sequence GTGGGGGGCGTGAGTGCCGCACCCCCCTCCCCCAACGACACCGGCAGCCGCCGCAGCGTGGCCGCCGCCCTGCTGCTCGGCGCGCTCGGCGCCTGCGTGGTCCTCCTCGGCTCCGGCCGGGTGTGGGCCCGCGGCACCGCGGCCGTCGGCGGCGGCACGGTCCCCCTGACCGCGGACGGGGGCGACGTCACCGGGCTGCCCGCCGCGCTGGCCGTCGTCGGCCTCGCCGCGCTCGTCGCCGTCTTCGCCGTACGCGGCCGGGGCCGGCAGCTGGTCGCGGCGCTGCTGGCGCTCAGCGGCCTCGGCGCGGCCCTCGCCGCGCTCCTCGCCGGAGACGGCCGCCGGGCCCTGGACGAGCAGGCCGCGCGGACGGCCGCGGACTCCGCCGCGCACGTCGCGACGGCCGCACAGACCGCCTGGCCGTACGCCACGGCCGCCGGCGCCGCCCTGATCCTGGCCGCCGGGCTGCTCGCCCTGCGGTTCGGCGGCGCCTGGCCGGCCATGGGCGGCCGCTACGAGCGCGGCGGCGGCCCGCAGGCCGCCCGGCCCCCCGCCGCGGACCCCGACCGGCCCGAGGACCTGTGGAAGGCCCTGGACCGCGGCGAGGACCCCACCCGCTGA
- a CDS encoding DUF2752 domain-containing protein: MDASRTPRPPAGQAPPPAAAAGPADLPAPAGPGAPGAPGAAPAPRARRLAAPALTVLAAAAAFAYVGAVDPNEPGHYPVCPLFRLSGILCPGCGGLRSAHAFAHGDLAAAFGANAMAVIGYFAFAGFAALWLLRAWRGAPTPRFALSGPYWWALGGAALVFSVVRNLPFGAALAP, from the coding sequence GTGGACGCCTCCCGCACCCCCCGGCCCCCGGCCGGACAGGCCCCGCCGCCCGCCGCGGCGGCCGGCCCCGCCGACCTGCCCGCCCCGGCCGGGCCGGGCGCTCCCGGGGCCCCGGGAGCCGCGCCGGCCCCACGGGCCCGCAGGCTCGCCGCCCCGGCCCTCACGGTGCTCGCGGCGGCCGCCGCATTTGCGTACGTGGGCGCCGTGGACCCCAATGAGCCCGGCCACTATCCGGTCTGCCCGCTTTTCCGGCTGAGCGGAATCCTGTGTCCGGGATGCGGCGGACTGCGCAGCGCCCACGCGTTCGCCCACGGCGATCTCGCCGCCGCATTCGGGGCGAATGCGATGGCCGTGATCGGCTACTTCGCCTTCGCCGGATTCGCCGCCCTGTGGCTGCTGCGGGCCTGGCGGGGCGCTCCGACCCCGCGTTTCGCCCTCAGCGGCCCGTACTGGTGGGCCCTCGGCGGGGCGGCCCTGGTCTTCTCCGTCGTCCGGAATCTGCCCTTCGGCGCCGCACTGGCCCCGTGA
- the trpM gene encoding tryptophan biosynthesis modulator TrpM, producing the protein MTAAVTPDRTPVSTRPGRRPAAGVPTAHAPLARGCRPRGCRAPARRVHGRRVRYVIGSEPGQVNGMRWRRGEAP; encoded by the coding sequence CTGACCGCAGCCGTGACCCCCGACCGCACCCCCGTCAGCACCCGCCCGGGCCGCCGCCCGGCCGCGGGCGTGCCGACGGCCCACGCGCCCCTGGCGCGCGGCTGCCGCCCCCGCGGCTGCCGCGCCCCGGCCCGGCGCGTCCACGGGCGGCGGGTGCGGTACGTCATCGGCTCGGAGCCCGGACAGGTCAACGGCATGCGATGGCGCCGCGGGGAAGCGCCGTAG
- the lgt gene encoding prolipoprotein diacylglyceryl transferase has protein sequence MELAYIPSPSTGVVHLGPIPLRGYAFCIIIGVFAAVWLGNKRWIARGGKPGTVADIAVWAVPFGLVGGRLYHVITDYQLYFGEGRNWVDAFKIWEGGLGIWGAIAFGAVGAWIGCRLRGIPLPAWADALAPGIAIAQAAGRWGNWFNQELYGRATDLPWAVEISDGPNRVGGTYHPTFLYESLWCLGVAALVIWADRRFRLGHGRAFALYVAAYCAGRAWIEYMRVDEAHHILGLRLNVWTAITVFVLAVVYLAVSAKLRPGREEVVEPDRGPAATDPAAATKPADAKDAAKDAAKDAAEAADAKAGAKPGEAEDAGAAAPAAEPAAAPKADLAKPAAAEKAPAQAGGAADAPGADKL, from the coding sequence ATGGAACTTGCCTACATTCCCAGTCCGTCGACCGGTGTGGTCCACCTCGGGCCGATCCCGCTGCGCGGCTACGCGTTCTGCATCATCATCGGCGTCTTCGCCGCCGTCTGGCTCGGCAACAAGCGCTGGATCGCGCGCGGAGGAAAGCCGGGAACCGTCGCGGACATCGCCGTATGGGCGGTTCCGTTCGGCCTGGTCGGCGGCCGCCTCTACCACGTGATCACCGACTACCAGCTCTACTTCGGCGAAGGCCGCAACTGGGTCGACGCCTTCAAGATCTGGGAGGGCGGCCTCGGCATCTGGGGCGCCATCGCGTTCGGCGCGGTCGGCGCCTGGATCGGCTGCCGCCTGCGGGGCATCCCGCTGCCCGCCTGGGCCGACGCCCTCGCCCCCGGCATCGCCATCGCCCAGGCGGCCGGCCGCTGGGGCAACTGGTTCAACCAGGAGCTGTACGGGCGCGCCACCGACCTGCCGTGGGCCGTCGAGATCAGCGACGGCCCGAACCGGGTCGGCGGCACCTACCACCCGACGTTCCTGTACGAGTCGCTGTGGTGCCTCGGGGTCGCCGCACTCGTGATCTGGGCCGACCGGCGCTTCAGGCTGGGCCACGGCCGGGCCTTCGCCCTGTACGTCGCCGCGTACTGCGCGGGCCGCGCCTGGATCGAGTACATGCGGGTCGACGAGGCCCACCACATCCTCGGCCTGCGGCTGAACGTCTGGACCGCGATCACCGTGTTCGTCCTCGCCGTCGTCTACCTCGCGGTCTCCGCGAAGCTGCGGCCGGGCCGCGAGGAGGTCGTCGAGCCGGACCGCGGTCCCGCGGCCACCGACCCGGCGGCCGCCACGAAGCCGGCAGACGCGAAGGACGCCGCGAAGGACGCCGCGAAGGACGCCGCGGAGGCAGCCGACGCGAAGGCCGGTGCGAAGCCCGGCGAGGCGGAGGACGCGGGCGCCGCGGCTCCTGCCGCCGAGCCGGCGGCGGCGCCGAAGGCGGACCTCGCCAAGCCGGCCGCGGCGGAGAAGGCCCCCGCCCAGGCCGGCGGCGCCGCCGACGCGCCCGGGGCCGACAAGCTCTGA